One Thermodesulfobacteriota bacterium genomic region harbors:
- a CDS encoding response regulator transcription factor, with protein MSLTTDSKVGILLVDDHTLFRKGLKLLLDESPQFEVVGEAGSAEEACQIAGELRPPIVLMDIALPGNSGLEGARLICSQHPPTKVIMISMHSKKEYIIQALQSGAVGFIVKDSTPDMLLTALDTVSKGHYYFDHTAMDEIVQYVLDRSTGALSASESNYDKLTQREQEVMRFVAEGLTTKQIASHLCISPKTVENHRTKIMDKLHVDNIVDVVKYAAKLGIINIPT; from the coding sequence ATGAGCCTGACTACCGATTCAAAGGTCGGCATTCTCCTCGTAGACGACCACACGTTGTTTAGAAAGGGACTCAAGCTCCTTCTTGATGAAAGCCCTCAATTCGAGGTGGTCGGCGAGGCGGGCAGCGCCGAAGAGGCTTGCCAGATAGCGGGCGAACTAAGGCCGCCCATCGTCTTGATGGACATTGCGCTTCCGGGCAATAGCGGCTTGGAAGGGGCCCGCCTGATTTGCTCACAACACCCACCGACAAAAGTCATCATGATCAGCATGCACTCAAAGAAGGAATACATCATCCAAGCCCTTCAGTCAGGTGCGGTCGGCTTTATAGTAAAAGACAGTACTCCTGACATGCTTTTGACTGCATTGGATACCGTTTCAAAGGGACACTATTACTTCGACCACACCGCAATGGATGAGATCGTACAATACGTACTGGACCGCAGCACCGGGGCGCTCTCTGCATCAGAATCGAATTACGACAAACTCACCCAAAGAGAACAGGAGGTCATGAGATTTGTGGCGGAAGGTCTGACGACGAAGCAGATCGCTTCCCACCTGTGTATCAGCCCGAAGACGGTGGAGAACCACCGGACCAAGATCATGGACAAGCTCCACGTCGACAATATCGTAGATGTCGTCAAATACGCAGCCAAACTCGGCATTATCAACATACCCACTTGA
- a CDS encoding PaaI family thioesterase yields the protein MDPLSVTGLELLQGIIDGRFPRPSIFDTIPLRPVEASRGYIKFLAHADERHKNLFGGVHGGYVAAVLDSALGCALQTALDVGVGHAMVDLSVKMLRPIPFDQELIAEGRLLHLSRTIGAVEGTLKNEAGQLFAHGTGTAVVRRP from the coding sequence ATGGACCCACTCTCCGTGACCGGCCTGGAACTCTTGCAGGGGATCATCGACGGCAGGTTTCCCCGGCCGTCGATCTTCGACACGATCCCGCTTCGCCCGGTGGAAGCGAGCCGGGGTTACATCAAGTTCCTCGCCCATGCGGACGAGCGCCACAAGAACCTGTTTGGGGGCGTTCACGGTGGGTACGTCGCTGCTGTGCTCGACTCGGCGCTCGGGTGCGCGCTGCAAACGGCCCTCGACGTGGGAGTCGGTCACGCGATGGTCGACCTGTCGGTCAAGATGCTCCGGCCGATTCCCTTCGACCAGGAGCTGATCGCCGAGGGCCGGCTCCTCCACCTCTCGAGGACCATCGGCGCGGTGGAGGGCACCCTCAAGAACGAGGCGGGCCAGCTCTTCGCCCACGGCACGGGCACGGCGGTCGTCCGTCGACCGTAG
- a CDS encoding radical SAM protein gives MPRRLDHLVVKPTLACTAACPTCASRRRLHRDLRGGPTLSFMDWENVLSDAVALGVWHLTISGGEPTIYPRLTELIRAGKRHGLRVRMNSNGSFDGDAIAADLLGAGLDVLDISLYSHVASRHDAMRGSKGLWEKATRNIELFARLQQGGNRGFTLITQTILTRENYRDFGDLLELNLRAGSSGWLVSYLEGDFDGLHGLSPRQVLEFREDILPRALDRCRGLEWDIRSLAIASLRRVFSPRDLSYEQWAAGWYRADNRPCRIPRRQALILASGDVHPCNVVEYTHANVVGNVRSQPLGDIWRGTKWNDFRNGPCEDCRRCPMGRHVFVPLRCRNTWTAILKTGLRTFRMDSLEERWLAYRIRRQR, from the coding sequence ATGCCGAGGCGCCTCGACCATTTGGTCGTCAAGCCAACGCTGGCCTGCACCGCGGCGTGCCCGACCTGCGCTTCCCGCCGCCGCCTGCACCGCGATCTCAGGGGAGGTCCCACCCTGTCCTTCATGGATTGGGAGAACGTGCTTTCGGACGCCGTGGCGCTGGGAGTGTGGCACCTGACGATCAGCGGCGGCGAACCGACGATCTATCCCCGACTGACAGAGCTGATTCGCGCCGGCAAACGCCACGGGCTGCGGGTCAGGATGAACTCGAACGGTAGCTTCGATGGAGATGCGATTGCCGCGGATCTGCTGGGTGCCGGGTTGGACGTGCTCGACATCTCCCTCTACAGCCACGTTGCGTCCCGGCACGATGCCATGCGAGGCAGCAAGGGGTTGTGGGAAAAGGCCACCCGAAACATCGAGCTCTTCGCGCGACTGCAGCAGGGCGGGAACCGGGGCTTTACGCTGATCACGCAGACGATCCTAACCCGCGAAAACTATCGCGACTTCGGAGATCTTCTGGAGCTCAACCTACGCGCGGGTTCCAGCGGTTGGCTGGTGTCCTACCTGGAGGGGGATTTCGACGGACTGCATGGCCTCTCTCCCCGCCAGGTCCTGGAATTCAGGGAAGACATCCTTCCTCGGGCCCTCGATCGATGCCGAGGGCTGGAGTGGGACATCCGGTCCCTGGCGATCGCTTCGCTGCGCCGGGTCTTCTCGCCAAGAGACCTCAGCTACGAGCAGTGGGCTGCGGGTTGGTACCGCGCCGACAACCGGCCCTGCCGCATTCCCCGTCGGCAGGCGCTGATCCTTGCCAGTGGGGATGTCCACCCGTGCAACGTGGTCGAGTACACGCACGCAAACGTTGTCGGAAACGTGCGCAGCCAGCCGCTAGGCGACATCTGGCGGGGGACGAAGTGGAATGATTTCAGGAACGGCCCTTGCGAGGACTGTAGGCGATGCCCCATGGGTCGGCATGTATTCGTGCCTTTGCGCTGCCGGAATACGTGGACGGCGATACTCAAGACAGGACTGAGGACCTTTCGCATGGACTCCCTCGAGGAACGCTGGCTCGCATATCGCATTCGCCGCCAGCGGTAA
- a CDS encoding radical SAM protein yields MAAPWTYRLGLFRGLLSGQRAYVGPLYVHIDVTHRCNLRCRCCRWHSPLVDSRRDKSIGEDICPNLFSRLCEDLHAMGTRLMFFVGTGEPLLHPRAFDLIETAKRNGFELVMYTNGTSLTEGTIRTLMDLRLDVLRVSLWSGTEEGFADQVGREAAPRFGDIVEGMKRLTRLKRERGARFPLLELCQSVTQHNTQDVERVVPLAQACGCDRLCFSPLVDFGEDAFRRFQPSAQDCEVLQEDLAGIIPRLAALSIESNIDTMLLHYRTGGRLWQHTPCYPAWFFSYIRSDGKVFLCQRNGKTTPALGDLRECGFPAIWNSAHYLNARRMASRCGGPATDGQYFCPFCSHSMNTHKVHRRFGPLRPALNLLRGVSN; encoded by the coding sequence ATGGCGGCTCCATGGACATATCGACTGGGTTTGTTTCGCGGATTGTTGTCCGGGCAGAGGGCCTACGTCGGGCCGCTCTACGTTCACATTGATGTCACGCACCGCTGCAATCTCAGATGTCGGTGCTGCAGATGGCATTCGCCACTGGTCGACTCAAGGCGCGACAAGAGCATTGGCGAAGACATCTGCCCGAATTTGTTCAGCCGGCTGTGCGAGGACCTTCACGCAATGGGAACGCGGCTCATGTTCTTCGTCGGCACCGGAGAACCACTCCTGCATCCTCGTGCGTTCGACCTGATCGAGACAGCCAAGCGCAATGGATTCGAGCTGGTCATGTACACGAACGGGACCTCGCTTACCGAGGGGACGATCCGGACGCTGATGGATCTTCGCCTGGATGTGCTGAGGGTGAGTCTGTGGAGTGGCACCGAGGAGGGTTTTGCGGATCAGGTGGGCAGGGAAGCCGCCCCGCGTTTCGGAGACATCGTCGAGGGAATGAAGCGTCTGACCCGGCTCAAGCGGGAACGCGGGGCCCGCTTTCCCTTGCTGGAGCTGTGCCAGTCCGTGACGCAACACAACACGCAGGACGTGGAGCGCGTCGTCCCCCTGGCGCAAGCCTGCGGCTGCGATCGTCTGTGCTTCTCTCCACTGGTGGATTTCGGAGAGGACGCGTTTCGCCGGTTTCAACCTTCCGCCCAGGATTGCGAGGTCCTCCAAGAGGACCTCGCAGGGATAATTCCTCGCCTTGCTGCGCTCTCCATCGAGAGCAACATCGACACCATGTTGCTCCACTACCGGACGGGGGGCCGGCTGTGGCAACACACGCCCTGCTACCCCGCGTGGTTCTTCAGCTACATCCGGTCGGACGGAAAGGTGTTTCTCTGCCAACGCAACGGCAAGACCACGCCCGCGCTGGGGGACCTTCGGGAGTGTGGATTTCCCGCGATCTGGAACAGCGCCCACTACCTGAACGCACGCAGGATGGCCAGCCGGTGCGGGGGGCCGGCCACCGACGGTCAGTACTTCTGTCCCTTTTGCTCCCACAGCATGAACACGCACAAGGTGCACCGCCGGTTTGGTCCGCTGCGACCGGCGCTGAATCTGCTGCGTGGGGTTTCCAACTGA
- a CDS encoding class I SAM-dependent methyltransferase — MDENPASPVAPARVAQEDQYRFPYHYLPVFSDGQFRQHEYWSWGYRYLGRLRVTLDLLQGLSFGSLVDLGCGDGRFLAEVNARFPGKELVGIDSSAKAISLARRMNPGVRYECMDILEELPDAKCDVVTLLEVIEHIPVRSLSRFLSAAVDLLRPGGHLILSVPHVNAKIPEKHFRHFDAKALRGVLPSCLTVIKMFPFDYGSLFLGAIVKLMGGAGRYYIVTHPGLANFVFRYYMDRCLYGEGEGGCRRLACIAQKEMVKDRTSGR, encoded by the coding sequence ATGGACGAGAATCCCGCCTCCCCGGTGGCCCCGGCACGAGTCGCCCAGGAGGATCAGTATCGCTTCCCCTACCATTATCTGCCCGTGTTCTCCGACGGACAGTTTCGCCAGCACGAATACTGGTCGTGGGGCTACCGCTACCTGGGCCGGCTGCGGGTGACGCTGGACTTGCTTCAGGGCCTGTCCTTCGGATCGCTCGTCGACCTCGGTTGTGGCGACGGGCGCTTCTTGGCGGAGGTGAACGCTCGGTTCCCCGGGAAAGAACTCGTGGGCATCGACTCTTCGGCGAAGGCCATCTCACTGGCCCGACGCATGAATCCAGGCGTCCGCTACGAGTGCATGGACATCTTGGAGGAATTGCCGGATGCGAAGTGCGATGTAGTGACTCTTCTGGAGGTCATCGAACATATCCCCGTTCGTTCGCTCTCCCGTTTTCTGTCGGCTGCCGTAGACCTGTTGCGGCCAGGCGGCCACTTGATTCTCAGCGTTCCCCATGTAAACGCGAAGATTCCAGAAAAGCACTTCAGGCACTTCGATGCCAAAGCGCTGCGTGGAGTCCTTCCATCTTGTCTTACAGTTATCAAGATGTTTCCGTTCGACTATGGCAGCTTGTTTCTCGGTGCGATCGTGAAGCTCATGGGTGGGGCAGGTCGTTACTACATTGTGACGCACCCAGGGTTGGCAAATTTTGTATTTCGGTACTACATGGACCGTTGTCTATACGGGGAAGGGGAGGGTGGGTGCAGAAGATTGGCCTGTATCGCGCAAAAGGAAATGGTGAAAGATCGAACCTCGGGGAGGTAA
- a CDS encoding glycosyltransferase, protein MSKPDPMRDDMETGVVGGGTAPARPPARLKQTRRAFPGGGSSPEQELPFFSIVIPTYMRPQSLAQCLQAIADADYPKDRMEVIVVDDGGAPVPDSVTPSFAGPLPVRHVRQGHAGPAAARNRGAKLAQGDYLAFVDDDCRVSATWLRVMAGVFREHPDCAATGHTENLLTGNPFSQASQDLIGFLYARHNTTPDRARFLTSNNLVISSRLFHRVGGFDTCFPHAAGEDRDFCDRLLSAGHRLVYVPEAVVFHAHHLSMRSFLRQHFCYGRGAFRFHLLRSRRRRERIRLEPFRFYCALMGHAFKVCRGSKALSLLFLLGLTQIATGLGFARQRFQAPCAQRSDP, encoded by the coding sequence ATGAGCAAACCCGATCCGATGCGCGATGACATGGAGACCGGGGTCGTGGGCGGAGGGACGGCCCCTGCGAGGCCCCCGGCCCGGTTAAAACAGACCCGGCGGGCATTTCCGGGAGGCGGATCTTCGCCGGAGCAGGAGCTTCCCTTCTTCTCCATCGTCATCCCTACCTACATGCGTCCGCAGTCTTTGGCCCAGTGTCTGCAGGCGATCGCCGACGCCGACTACCCGAAGGACCGGATGGAAGTCATCGTGGTTGACGACGGTGGTGCGCCGGTGCCCGATTCGGTCACGCCGTCCTTCGCCGGCCCACTGCCCGTCCGGCACGTGCGACAGGGCCATGCAGGACCCGCTGCCGCGCGCAACCGCGGCGCGAAGCTGGCCCAGGGCGATTATCTGGCCTTCGTGGACGATGACTGTCGCGTCTCGGCAACCTGGCTGCGGGTCATGGCGGGCGTCTTCCGCGAACACCCCGACTGCGCGGCAACGGGGCACACGGAGAATCTTCTGACAGGCAATCCCTTCTCGCAGGCCAGCCAGGATCTCATCGGGTTTCTCTATGCCCGCCACAACACCACCCCCGATCGGGCGCGTTTCCTGACCTCCAACAATCTGGTGATCTCCTCCAGGCTGTTTCACCGGGTCGGCGGCTTCGATACGTGCTTCCCCCATGCCGCGGGAGAGGACCGCGATTTCTGCGACCGCCTTCTGAGCGCTGGGCACCGACTGGTGTATGTGCCCGAGGCGGTCGTGTTTCACGCCCACCACTTGTCCATGCGCTCGTTTCTGCGGCAGCATTTTTGCTACGGCAGGGGCGCTTTCCGCTTCCACCTCCTGCGATCCCGCCGCCGCCGGGAACGTATCCGCCTTGAGCCGTTTCGTTTCTACTGCGCTCTGATGGGCCACGCCTTCAAGGTTTGCCGTGGCTCGAAGGCGCTATCGTTGCTCTTCTTGCTGGGACTGACGCAGATCGCGACCGGGCTTGGCTTCGCTCGTCAGCGCTTCCAGGCGCCGTGCGCGCAGCGGTCGGATCCCTGA
- a CDS encoding glycosyltransferase: MPVLSVVVAAYNAVATIGDTLASLERQSAREFCEIIVVDSSEDGTGAFVKQHFPDVRLLEFPTRMFCGDARNEGIRAARGQIIVLTDADCSMGPTWLEDVLRSHEGAHPVVGGAIACGNPESYVGWGAYFTEFSAWQPSGRSRLVADMACANISYRRWIFDAYGKFIEGTYCSDTEFHWRLARGGIAIRFDPAIIVFHRNLQHLGRFLRHEFFHGMSFARMRCMARAISIRRRMGYFFLCPLIFLKLLLKNAGHGLFAGSYRASYLKALPVTVLGILSWTAGEATGYFRGPRPDACGYPQGAVPGVDLIP; this comes from the coding sequence ATGCCGGTCCTATCCGTGGTTGTCGCCGCCTACAATGCCGTGGCGACGATCGGCGACACCCTTGCATCACTGGAGAGGCAATCAGCACGGGAGTTTTGCGAGATCATCGTCGTGGACAGTTCCGAGGACGGCACGGGAGCTTTCGTCAAACAGCACTTCCCCGACGTCCGTCTGCTGGAGTTCCCGACCCGCATGTTCTGCGGGGACGCTCGAAATGAGGGAATCCGCGCCGCCCGCGGGCAAATCATCGTGCTCACGGATGCGGATTGCTCCATGGGGCCTACCTGGCTGGAAGACGTGCTTCGATCCCACGAGGGGGCGCATCCGGTCGTTGGGGGGGCGATCGCCTGTGGCAATCCGGAGAGCTATGTCGGGTGGGGGGCCTACTTTACGGAGTTCAGCGCTTGGCAACCGTCCGGGCGTTCCCGCCTCGTGGCCGACATGGCCTGCGCGAATATCAGCTATCGGCGGTGGATCTTCGACGCCTACGGAAAGTTCATCGAAGGGACCTACTGTTCGGACACGGAATTCCATTGGCGTCTTGCCCGAGGGGGGATCGCCATTCGATTTGACCCGGCGATCATAGTTTTTCACCGCAACTTGCAACATTTGGGAAGATTTCTGCGCCACGAGTTCTTTCACGGCATGAGCTTCGCACGTATGCGTTGCATGGCCAGGGCGATTTCGATCAGGAGAAGGATGGGCTACTTCTTCCTGTGCCCATTGATCTTTCTGAAACTTCTCTTGAAAAACGCGGGCCACGGCCTATTCGCCGGGTCCTACCGGGCTTCGTATCTCAAGGCGCTACCCGTGACCGTGCTGGGCATCCTCTCGTGGACCGCGGGCGAAGCGACAGGCTATTTCCGGGGACCCCGGCCCGATGCCTGCGGGTATCCCCAAGGCGCTGTCCCCGGCGTCGACCTCATCCCATGA
- the rpsI gene encoding 30S ribosomal protein S9: protein MAQSIQSHGKRKTAIARVTVVPGDGKVEVNDGKTLETYFPREAHQRAALSPLVLTERAGTYDVKVRVRGGGITGQAEAVRHGIARALVALEEDLRPVLKKAGFLTRDPRIVESKKYGHHKARKSPQFSKR from the coding sequence ATGGCCCAGAGCATCCAGAGCCACGGCAAGAGAAAGACCGCCATCGCCCGCGTGACCGTCGTCCCCGGCGACGGCAAGGTCGAGGTCAACGACGGCAAGACCCTCGAGACCTATTTTCCTCGAGAGGCCCACCAGCGCGCGGCCCTGAGCCCCCTGGTCCTCACCGAACGGGCCGGAACCTATGACGTGAAGGTGCGCGTGCGCGGCGGCGGCATCACCGGCCAGGCCGAGGCCGTGCGCCACGGCATCGCCCGGGCCCTGGTGGCCCTGGAAGAGGACCTGCGCCCGGTTTTGAAGAAGGCCGGCTTCCTCACCCGGGACCCCCGGATCGTGGAGAGCAAGAAGTACGGCCACCACAAGGCCCGCAAGAGCCCCCAGTTCTCCAAGCGCTGA
- the rplM gene encoding 50S ribosomal protein L13, producing the protein MKSFMATAQTVEKEWFVVDAQGATLGRLATQVASILRGKHKPTYTPHADAGDFVVIVNADKVHLTGRKMDQKMYYWYSGYPGGIKGRTARQMLDRKPEEVLRRAVKGMLPKNNLGRQMMTKLKIYANSEHPHQAQQPKPLAAQQ; encoded by the coding sequence ATGAAGAGCTTCATGGCCACCGCGCAGACGGTTGAGAAGGAATGGTTCGTGGTGGATGCCCAGGGCGCGACCCTCGGGCGCCTGGCGACCCAGGTGGCGTCGATCCTGCGGGGCAAGCACAAGCCCACCTACACCCCCCACGCCGACGCGGGGGACTTCGTCGTGATCGTGAACGCCGACAAGGTGCACCTGACCGGGCGCAAGATGGACCAGAAGATGTACTACTGGTACTCGGGGTACCCGGGGGGCATCAAGGGGCGCACCGCTCGCCAGATGCTCGACCGCAAGCCCGAGGAAGTGCTGCGCCGAGCGGTGAAGGGCATGCTGCCCAAGAACAACCTCGGTCGCCAGATGATGACCAAGCTCAAGATCTACGCGAACTCCGAGCACCCGCACCAGGCCCAGCAGCCCAAGCCGCTGGCTGCCCAGCAGTAG
- a CDS encoding lysophospholipid acyltransferase family protein, protein MHGVRALLFLIVLVAVTVGVGAAAMVGGYADRRRRWVRHLASLWSRVVLGTAGVTVEVQGRELLPPGVAPIFVANHQSNLDIPVLSLVLPREVLWLAKRELFSIPIFGQAIRAVGYLPVDRGDAEAARASLGAAAVEVRKGFPVILFPEGTRSRDGRLLPFKLGFLHLAEESGAPVVPVVVQGTAALWPKGSLAARPGRVTVRFLPPVCYTTAADGDERRRRAAELRDVMARALAGP, encoded by the coding sequence ATGCACGGCGTCCGCGCTCTCTTGTTCCTGATCGTGCTCGTCGCCGTGACCGTGGGGGTGGGGGCCGCCGCCATGGTCGGGGGGTACGCCGACCGGCGCCGGCGCTGGGTGCGCCACTTGGCCTCGCTCTGGTCCCGGGTGGTCCTGGGCACGGCCGGGGTCACGGTGGAAGTGCAAGGGCGGGAGCTCCTGCCCCCGGGGGTGGCGCCGATTTTCGTGGCCAACCACCAGTCGAACCTGGACATCCCGGTCCTGAGCCTCGTGCTGCCCCGGGAGGTGCTGTGGCTCGCCAAGCGCGAGCTCTTCTCGATCCCCATCTTCGGCCAGGCCATCCGGGCAGTGGGCTACCTTCCCGTGGATCGGGGCGACGCAGAGGCGGCCCGGGCCTCTCTGGGAGCTGCCGCCGTGGAGGTCCGAAAGGGCTTCCCGGTCATCCTCTTCCCCGAGGGCACCCGAAGCCGAGATGGCCGCCTGCTCCCCTTCAAGCTGGGGTTCCTGCACCTGGCCGAGGAGAGCGGCGCGCCGGTGGTGCCGGTAGTCGTGCAGGGTACCGCTGCCCTGTGGCCGAAAGGAAGTCTGGCGGCCCGGCCCGGACGGGTGACGGTGCGCTTTCTGCCGCCCGTGTGCTACACGACCGCCGCCGACGGCGACGAGCGCCGCCGACGGGCCGCCGAGCTGCGCGACGTCATGGCTCGGGCCCTGGCGGGCCCGTGA